The Mangrovimonas cancribranchiae nucleotide sequence TAGATTTTAATTCAAACTCAGAAATACGTTCTTTATTATCGATAAGGGTAATTTTATTTGTTTGCGATTTAAAACCAGCACCTTTATCGTTTAACGAATTTAATACAATTAAATTTAAATTTTTCTTTTTAAGCTTTTGTTTTGCGTTTTCTAACTCATTATTGGTTTCTAAAGCAAATCCAACCAAAAACTGTTGTTGTTTTATTTCACCTAACGAAGCCAAAATATCTTTATTCTTAACCAATTCTAACACCAAGTTATTGGTGTTCTTTTTTATCTTTTGGTTAGCAACGTGTTTTGGTCTGTAGTCTGATACGGCTGCAGCAAGAATAGCAATATCGCAATTATCAAAATAATTATGCGCCTCTTGATACATTTGTTCTGCACTAACTACAGGAATGACCTTAATTAGGTTATGAGCAACACTTTGGTTTGTTGGTCCTGTTATTAATACAACATTAGCCCCTGAATTTGCTGCTGTTTTTGCTATTTCAAAGCCCATTTTTCCACTAGAATGATTTCCTATAAACCTAACAGGATCTATAGCTTCGTAAGTTGGGCCAGCTGTAATTAAAACGGTTTTTCCTTTTAAGGGAAGTTTCTCTAAAATA carries:
- the coaBC gene encoding bifunctional phosphopantothenoylcysteine decarboxylase/phosphopantothenate--cysteine ligase CoaBC, translating into MSILSGKNILLGISAGIAAYKTATLVRLFIKAGANVKVVLTPSAKDFVTPLTLSTLSKNPVHSSFTNEDDDNDTWNNHVELGLWADFMVIAPATANTMSKMANGTCDNLLLATYLSAKCPVYFAPAMDLDMYKHASTKNSLKTLQDFGNILIPAESGELASGLVGEGRMAEPGHIISFIENDILEKLPLKGKTVLITAGPTYEAIDPVRFIGNHSSGKMGFEIAKTAANSGANVVLITGPTNQSVAHNLIKVIPVVSAEQMYQEAHNYFDNCDIAILAAAVSDYRPKHVANQKIKKNTNNLVLELVKNKDILASLGEIKQQQFLVGFALETNNELENAKQKLKKKNLNLIVLNSLNDKGAGFKSQTNKITLIDNKERISEFELKSKADVAVDILNEIISQLNE